GACAACGGCGGCAGTTTCACCGCCGAGGTCGCGCGCGCCCTCGAACGCCACGGGGCGCGGCGGATCGTGGTGACCGAGGCGGGCGAGTGGCGCGTCGCGGGGATGCTCGATGGCTGGTCGACCCGGTTCGGAGTGCCCGTCGAAATCCGCGCCGACGACCGCTTCCTGTGCAGCCACGCCGATTTCGCCGCCTGGGCGGACGGGCGCAGCCAGCTGACCATGGAATATTTCTATCGCGATATGCGCCGCCGCACCGATTTGCTGATGGTGGACGGCAAGCCGGAGGGCGGGCGGTGGAATTTCGACAAGGACAATCGCAAGCCCGCGCCGGGCGGCGGCCTGTTCGTGCCCAAGGCGCTGGCGTTCGAACCCGATGCGATCACCCGCGACGTGCTCGCGCTGGTCGAGCGGCGGTTCGGCAATCATCCGGGCAGCCTCGACGGCTTCGCGTGGGCCGTCACCGCTGCGGATGCGGAGGCGCAGGCGGCGCACTTCTTCGCCGAGGCGCTGCCGCTGTTCGGCGATTACGAGGATGCGATGCTCACCGGCGAGCGGCACCTGTGGCATTCGATCCTGTCGCCCTACATCAATTCCGGCCTGCTCGATCCTATCGACCTCTGTCGCCGGGCAGAGGCGGAATATCGCGCTCGCCGCGCGCCGCTCAACGCGGTCGAGGGTTATATCCGCCAGATCATCGGCTGGCGCGAATATATGCGCGGCATCTACTGGCGCGAAGGGCCGGACTATGTCGACCGCAACTTCCTGAACCACCATCGCGCGCTGCCGGGCTGGTACTGGACGGGCAACACCGACATGCATTGCCTGAAGGAGGCGATCGGCCAGACGCTGGCGACGGCGCACGCGCATCATATCCAGCGGCTGATGGTCACCGGCAATTTCGCGCTGCTGATCGGCGCGGACCCCGCCGCGGTGCATCGCTGGTATCTCGAAGTGTATATCGACGCCTATGAATGGGTCGAGCTGCCCAATACCTTGGGGATGAGTCAGTTCGGCGACGGCGGGCTGCTCAGTTCGAAACCCTATATTTCGTCGGGCGCATACATCGACCGGATGAGCGATTATTGCGGGCGGTGCCGTTACGACGTGAAGAAACGCGTCGGCGACGACGCCTGTCCGTTCAACGCGCTCTATTGGGATTTCCTCGCCCGGCACGAGGACAGATTGGGGGACAATCCCCGCCTGCGTATGCCGTATGCGACATGGAAGAAGCAATCGGCGCAATCTCGTAACGAAACGCGTGCCCAGGCTAAAACATTCTTGCAGGCTCTCGACTCGGGCGGCGAAGGCGGCTATTGAGTGCACCGGGCACTCCTCCCCAGCGTAGCCCGGACGTGAACGTGTAAACGTGGATGGAGGACGTGTGATGGATGCGTTGGTGACGACCGCATGGCTGGCCCAGGAAATGGGTGCGAGCGACCTCAGGATCGTCGATGCCACCTATTTCGCCAATTTCCCCGGCGAGGCGCCGCGCGATGCCGCCGCGGAATATGAGGCGGCGCACATCCCCGGCGCGGTGTTCATGAACCTGGGCGAATTGCGCGATACCGACAGCGACCTGCCGATGATGCTGCCGAGCGCCGAGAAATTCGCCAGCCGCATGCAGAGCCTGGGGCTGGGCGATGGCAGCCGCATCGTCCTCTACGACAATTCGCCGCACCATACCGCGGCGCGGGCGTGGTGGATGCTGCGGACTTTCGGCGCGCACGATGTCGCGATCCTCGACGGCGGCTTCGCCAAATGGCAGGCGGAGGGGCGCGAGACGGCGAGCGGCAGGGAAACGTCGCGGCATCGCCACTTCACCGTCTGGGTCGATACGAAGACCGTCCGCACGCTCGACCAGATGAAGGCGAACGTCGACAGCCGGGCGGAGCAGGTCATCGACGCCCGATCGGCGGCACGCTTCACTGGCGAGGAGCCCGATCCCCGCCCCGCGACGCACGCGGGCCACATTCCGGGATCGAAGAACCTGCCGCAGGGCCAGCTGTTCAACGCCGATGGGACATGGAAGACGGGCGACGCGTTGCGCCGGGCGTTCGCGGACGCGGGCGTCGACCTCGACCGGCCGATGGTGGCGACATGCGGTTCGGGCATTACCGCGGCGGTGCTCGCCTTCGGCGCGCATCTGGTCGGCAAGGACATGCCGATCTATGACGGCAGCTGGTCGGAATGGGGAGCGGACCGCTCGACCCCCAAGGCCATGGGAGCCAAGGAAGCCGTTGACGCGTAACTCCGACGACGAAACCTCCCCGGAAGCTCGCCTGGCCGACGCGACCCGCGTCGTCCAGGCGGGCCGCCGCCCCGAATGGACCGCCGGCATCGTCAACCCGCCGGTCTGGCGTGCCTCGACCATCCTCTACGACAGCATCGCGGACCTGCGCGCCAACGGCCATGGCGACACGCATCATCGCCTCTATTACGGTCGCCGCGGCACGCCGACGCAATGGAGCCTCGCCGATGCGTTGACCGCGCTGGAGCCTGGGGCGGAGGCAACATTCCTATACCCATCGGGAGTCGCGGCGGTCGCCGCCGCGCTGCTTGCGGTGCTGTCGCCGGGCGACGAACTGCTGCTGGTCGACAGCGCCTACGAGCCGACGCGCAGCCTCGCGAACGGCCTGCTCAAGCGGTTCGGCATCACGACGCGCCTGTACGACCCGCTGATCGGCGCAGGCATCGCCGATCTGATCGGCGAGCGGACGCGGGCGATCTTCCTCGAAAGCCCGGGCAGCCTGACCTTCGAGGTGCAGGACGTGCCCGCGATCGTCGCTGCGGCGGAGGCGCGCGGGGTCGCGACCCTGCTCGACAATACCTGGGCGACGCCGCTGTTCTTTCCCGCGATCGCGCACGGCATCGACTATACGATCCTCGCCGCGACCAAATATGTCGTCGGCCATTCCGACGTGATGATGGGGTCGGTCACCGCGGCGCACGGACGCTATGCCGCCTTGCGCGACGTCAGCTACCAGCTCGGCCAGGTGACGAGTCCCGACGACGCGTGGCTCGGCAGCCGCGGCCTGCGCACGATGAAGGTGCGGCTCGACCAGCATCAGCGCTCCGCGCTCGCGATCGCGCGTTGGTTGCAGGACCGGCCGGAGGTGGCGGAGGTGCTGCATCCCGCGCTGCCCGGATGTCCCGGCCACGACCTGTGGGTGCGCGACTTCAAGGGATCGAGCGGTCTGTTCTCCTTCGTCCTCGCCGGCGGGGGCGAGGCGGCGCGCGCCGCGCTGATCGACGCGCTCGACCTGTTCGGCATCGGCTACAGCTGGGGCGGCTATGAAAGCCTCGCCATCCCCGTCGACGTCGCGCGCATCCGCGCGGTGGCGCGGCGCGACTTTCCGGGGCCGGTGGTGCGGCTGCAGATCGGGCTGGAGGACACGGATGACCTGATCGCCGACCTCGATCGCGGGCTCGCAGCCTTCCGGGCGGCGATGTGATCGCGCTGCCGCGCTAACTGGCGCGGCATTTCGGCAACATTCCGTTACGAATCGCTCACCGGCCGTACACAAATTGTTGTGCGGTGCAGGATAGTCGCGCATCCTCGTCGCGCTTCGGACGAGTCTCGCGCGCTGCCCGGTAACGGCGGAAGATGCGGGCCACCGGAGGCATGCAGGCGGGGACATCGACCTTGATCCGAAAGGGGACACGATGCGCTTCACCACTATCCTGCTTGGCGGCCTTGCGCTGGCGAGCGCCGCGCCCGCGCTCGCGCAGGACGAAACGGCGCCACCACCCGCGCTCAAGCTATCGGGCGGCACGACGCTGATCAGCGACTATCGCTTCCGCGGCGCGACGCAGAGCGACAGCAGCCCGGCATTGCAGACGACGCTCAACCTCAACCACAAGTCGGGCTTCTATGTCGGCACCTTCATGTCGACGATCGACGGGTCGGGCCGCACGCCCGCGCTGACCGGCTATGGCCAGGCGGAGGTCGATCTGTACGGCGGCTTCACCAAGACGCTGAAGAACGGCGTGGGTGTCGATGTCGGCCTGCTCTATTATTACTATCCGGGCGGTCTCAAGGGCCAGAACACCGACTTCTTCGAACCCTATGCCTCGGTCACCTACACCGTCGGACCGGTGTCGACGAAGGCGGGCGTCGCTTACGCGTGGGACGGGCAGAAGGGTCTCGCCGGCTTCGACGTGCGCACCAACAACAACAGCAACATCTATGCCTATGGCGAGGCATCGGTCGGTATCCCGACGACACCAATCACGCTGAAGGGGCATCTGGGCTATTCGAAGGGCGCGCTCGGCTCGCTCAACATCCCGGGCAGCCGCGACGACGACTATTTCGACTGGTCCGCGACCGCCGAGGCGGTGGGCGGTCCGCTCAAGGTCGGCGTCAGCTATGTCGGCACCGACATCAGCAACCAGAACCGCTTCGCCGAGCGGCTGGGCCGCGGCTCGACCGTGCTCGCCTATGTGGGGACGAGCTTCTGATCTTGATGCAAAGCCCCTCCCCTTCAGGGGAGGGGTTGGGGTGGGGGAGACACGGGCGCCGGTCTAGGTGAGACACGCCCCACCCCCAGACCCCTCCCCTGAAGGGGAGGGGCTCATAGGTGATTACTTCGCCGCGGCGCGCGCGTCCTGGCCGTCGCCTTGCGGCGCGGCGACGATGTCGCGTGTCGTCGCGCCCTTGTCGACGACGTTGGTGTCGGGATCGCCGACCGACGACCGGATGCCGGCATCGGCGGTGTCAGCGCCCGCCTGCTGCAGCACGCCGTTCTCGCCCTGACTGCGCTGCGTGTTGCCGCCGAACAGCGCGTCGAGCGTCTGCGCGGTATTGGCATTGTCCTGCGGCCGCGCGGCACCCGGCTGCGGCGGGACGAGCGAATAGTCGGGCGGGATCACCAGCGGCGCCTGGCGCGCCACCGCGAATTCGTCGGGACGCGCGCGGTCGTAGCCGCGCTTGCCGCAACCGGACAACAGGGCGACGCAGGCGAGGCCAGCGGCAACGGCAACGAACTTACGCATGGGGATTCTCCGAAACTGCGTCGC
This portion of the Sphingomonas sp. FARSPH genome encodes:
- a CDS encoding cryptochrome/photolyase family protein codes for the protein MKTLVPILGDQLTPTIASLRDADREDTVVLMMEVAEETGYVRHHKQKLAYILSAMRHHAAALRDAGWTVDYVALDDPDNGGSFTAEVARALERHGARRIVVTEAGEWRVAGMLDGWSTRFGVPVEIRADDRFLCSHADFAAWADGRSQLTMEYFYRDMRRRTDLLMVDGKPEGGRWNFDKDNRKPAPGGGLFVPKALAFEPDAITRDVLALVERRFGNHPGSLDGFAWAVTAADAEAQAAHFFAEALPLFGDYEDAMLTGERHLWHSILSPYINSGLLDPIDLCRRAEAEYRARRAPLNAVEGYIRQIIGWREYMRGIYWREGPDYVDRNFLNHHRALPGWYWTGNTDMHCLKEAIGQTLATAHAHHIQRLMVTGNFALLIGADPAAVHRWYLEVYIDAYEWVELPNTLGMSQFGDGGLLSSKPYISSGAYIDRMSDYCGRCRYDVKKRVGDDACPFNALYWDFLARHEDRLGDNPRLRMPYATWKKQSAQSRNETRAQAKTFLQALDSGGEGGY
- the sseA gene encoding 3-mercaptopyruvate sulfurtransferase; translated protein: MDALVTTAWLAQEMGASDLRIVDATYFANFPGEAPRDAAAEYEAAHIPGAVFMNLGELRDTDSDLPMMLPSAEKFASRMQSLGLGDGSRIVLYDNSPHHTAARAWWMLRTFGAHDVAILDGGFAKWQAEGRETASGRETSRHRHFTVWVDTKTVRTLDQMKANVDSRAEQVIDARSAARFTGEEPDPRPATHAGHIPGSKNLPQGQLFNADGTWKTGDALRRAFADAGVDLDRPMVATCGSGITAAVLAFGAHLVGKDMPIYDGSWSEWGADRSTPKAMGAKEAVDA
- the metC gene encoding cystathionine beta-lyase, producing the protein MTRNSDDETSPEARLADATRVVQAGRRPEWTAGIVNPPVWRASTILYDSIADLRANGHGDTHHRLYYGRRGTPTQWSLADALTALEPGAEATFLYPSGVAAVAAALLAVLSPGDELLLVDSAYEPTRSLANGLLKRFGITTRLYDPLIGAGIADLIGERTRAIFLESPGSLTFEVQDVPAIVAAAEARGVATLLDNTWATPLFFPAIAHGIDYTILAATKYVVGHSDVMMGSVTAAHGRYAALRDVSYQLGQVTSPDDAWLGSRGLRTMKVRLDQHQRSALAIARWLQDRPEVAEVLHPALPGCPGHDLWVRDFKGSSGLFSFVLAGGGEAARAALIDALDLFGIGYSWGGYESLAIPVDVARIRAVARRDFPGPVVRLQIGLEDTDDLIADLDRGLAAFRAAM
- a CDS encoding TorF family putative porin, with the translated sequence MRFTTILLGGLALASAAPALAQDETAPPPALKLSGGTTLISDYRFRGATQSDSSPALQTTLNLNHKSGFYVGTFMSTIDGSGRTPALTGYGQAEVDLYGGFTKTLKNGVGVDVGLLYYYYPGGLKGQNTDFFEPYASVTYTVGPVSTKAGVAYAWDGQKGLAGFDVRTNNNSNIYAYGEASVGIPTTPITLKGHLGYSKGALGSLNIPGSRDDDYFDWSATAEAVGGPLKVGVSYVGTDISNQNRFAERLGRGSTVLAYVGTSF
- a CDS encoding DUF3035 domain-containing protein, whose amino-acid sequence is MRKFVAVAAGLACVALLSGCGKRGYDRARPDEFAVARQAPLVIPPDYSLVPPQPGAARPQDNANTAQTLDALFGGNTQRSQGENGVLQQAGADTADAGIRSSVGDPDTNVVDKGATTRDIVAAPQGDGQDARAAAK